One Rosa chinensis cultivar Old Blush chromosome 5, RchiOBHm-V2, whole genome shotgun sequence genomic region harbors:
- the LOC112163842 gene encoding uncharacterized protein LOC112163842, translated as MAKVRGSYILLALFVVLISMEASVVFGQANGNGNDYQVLSPLATGQERCMCKAQGTCFYKTLVCPPECPQRKPKQNKKHKGCFVNCGSKCEVTCKFRRANCNGYGSLCYDPRFVGGDGVMFYFHGAKGVNFAIVSDDNLQINAHFIGTRPLGRTRDFTWVQALSIMFDNHNLVIAAKKVSKWADKVDALIVRWDGESVSIPTDGEADWRTNGDQERQVIVERTDDTNNVRVTVAGLLEMDIKIRPIGEEENKVHKYQIPADDTFAHLETQFRFSNLSDLVEGVLGKTYRPGYVSPVKVGVPMPMMGGEDKYRTPSLFSPLCKVCRFQTTSQSSGFDITSGGVTSY; from the exons ATGGCTAAAGTTAGAGGGTCATATATTTTGTTGGCTCTCTTTGTGGTGCTCATTTCGATGGAAGCCTCTGTTGTTTTTGGTCAAGCCAACGGCAATGGAAATG ACTACCAGGTATTGTCACCACTAGCAACCGGACAAGAGAGATGCATGTGCAAAGCTCAGGGCACCTGTTTCTACAAGACCCTTGTCTGTCCACCGGAGTGCCCTCAGAGAAAGCCTAAGCAGAACAAGAAACACAAGGGCTGCTTCGTCAACTGCGGCAGCAAGTGTGAAGTCACCTGCAAGT TTAGAAGAGCCAACTGTAATGGGTATGGTTCTCTCTGCTATGATCCTCGATTTGTTGGTGGAGATGGTGTTATGTTCTACTTCCATGGAGCCAAGGGAGTAAACTTTGCCATTGTTTCAGATGATAACCTCCAGATCAATGCACACTTCATTGGGACTCGACCACTTGGAAGGACTCGCGACTTCACATGGGTTCAAGCCCTCTCAATCATGTTCGACAATCACAACCTTGTCATTGCAGCGAAGAAAGTCTCAAAGTGGGCTGACAAAGTTGATGCTCTCATCGTAAGGTGGGATGGCGAGTCGGTTAGCATTCCTACTGATGGAGAAGCCGATTGGAGGACTAATGGTGATCAAGAACGACAGGTAATAGTGGAAAGAACCGATGATACTAACAACGTAAGAGTTACAGTTGCAGGGCTACTGGAAATGGACATAAAGATTAGGCCtattggagaagaagaaaacaaggttCATAAGTATCAAATACCAGCTGATGATACTTTTGCTCACTTGGAAACACAGTTCAGATTTTCGAACTTATCTGATCTTGTCGAAGGAGTTTTGGGCAAGACTTATAGGCCAGGTTATGTTAGTCCAGTCAAGGTTGGAGTTCCAATGCCGATGATGGGTGGGGAGGACAAGTACAGAACTCCTTCACTGTTCTCACCTCTCTGCAAGGTTTGCAGGTTCCAAACTACTAGTCAATCTTCAGGGTTTGATATCACAAGTGGAGGAGTGACATCATACTGA